A window from uncultured Desulfobacter sp. encodes these proteins:
- the udk gene encoding uridine kinase, whose translation MDRPKSYVIGIAGGSGAGKTTLINGILQHTGSDRVAVLRHDWYYKHLPHLPEAERVQVNYDHPDALDTALLIQQLTTLIGGQSVTAPQYDYNTHLRLAQTRTIRSCPVIIIDGILIFADPVLKAMMDLKVYVDADPDIRFIRRMTRDIEQRGRTRQSVVRQYLESVKPMHDLYVAPYIKCADVIVPGGSRTDSALDLLTAKIDRVTNSINHAK comes from the coding sequence ATGGACAGACCGAAATCGTATGTGATCGGTATTGCCGGGGGCTCCGGGGCCGGAAAAACCACCCTCATCAACGGGATACTTCAGCACACAGGATCTGACCGCGTTGCCGTTCTCCGGCATGACTGGTACTATAAGCATCTTCCCCATCTGCCGGAGGCTGAACGGGTCCAGGTGAATTATGACCACCCCGATGCCCTGGACACGGCCCTTTTAATCCAACAGCTTACAACGCTCATTGGCGGGCAGTCGGTAACTGCACCTCAATATGATTACAACACACACCTGCGCCTGGCCCAGACCCGCACCATCCGTTCCTGTCCTGTTATCATCATTGACGGCATATTAATTTTTGCAGATCCTGTCTTAAAGGCGATGATGGATCTTAAAGTTTATGTGGATGCCGATCCGGATATCCGGTTCATCCGGAGAATGACCCGGGATATTGAGCAGCGGGGCCGGACCCGGCAATCTGTGGTTCGTCAGTATCTGGAATCGGTCAAACCCATGCACGATTTGTATGTGGCACCCTATATAAAATGTGCGGACGTCATTGTCCCCGGCGGCAGCCGAACGGATTCGGCCCTGGATCTTTTAACGGCAAAAATAGATCGTGTGACCAATTCTATCAACCATGCAAAGTGA
- a CDS encoding NAD(P)H-quinone oxidoreductase, protein MTSTLPEQMKVIEITEPGGPEALCVGSRPLPETKPDEVLIKVAATGVNGPDIVQRRGHYPPPKGASDLLGLEIAGTIVAVGSDVKEWSVGDQVCALTNGGGYAEYCAVHAPHCLPIPKGLSMVEASGIPETFFTVWSNIFMGAGLKQGENFLVHGGSGGIGSTAIMLAKAFGAKVYATDSPAERCEACKSFGADRVIDYNKEDFVEVVRDEIKGANVILDIVGGDYIARNIKAASPDGRIVQIAFNKGSKVEINLMPIMLKRLLFTGSTLRSRPDSSKSEIAAQLREKVWPVIEAGKIKPNVHKTFPLDQAADAHRLMESATHVGKIILEV, encoded by the coding sequence ATGACATCCACATTACCAGAACAGATGAAAGTGATTGAAATTACCGAACCAGGCGGTCCTGAGGCACTTTGTGTGGGCAGCAGGCCTCTGCCCGAGACGAAACCGGACGAGGTACTGATTAAGGTCGCTGCCACCGGTGTAAACGGACCCGATATAGTTCAGCGTAGAGGGCACTATCCCCCGCCAAAGGGTGCATCGGACCTTCTGGGTCTTGAGATTGCAGGTACCATTGTTGCCGTGGGCAGCGATGTCAAAGAGTGGTCTGTGGGAGACCAGGTCTGCGCCCTGACCAACGGTGGCGGTTATGCCGAGTATTGTGCCGTTCATGCGCCCCATTGCCTGCCCATTCCAAAAGGCTTGAGTATGGTGGAAGCTTCCGGGATTCCTGAAACGTTCTTCACGGTTTGGAGCAATATCTTCATGGGAGCCGGACTCAAACAAGGGGAAAATTTTCTTGTCCACGGCGGTTCCGGCGGTATCGGCTCAACGGCCATCATGCTTGCAAAAGCTTTCGGCGCAAAGGTGTATGCCACCGACAGCCCTGCAGAACGATGTGAAGCCTGTAAAAGTTTTGGTGCCGATCGGGTCATCGACTACAACAAGGAAGATTTTGTTGAAGTGGTTAGAGATGAAATTAAGGGTGCCAATGTCATTCTCGATATTGTTGGAGGCGACTACATTGCACGCAATATTAAGGCGGCATCGCCGGATGGACGCATCGTTCAGATTGCATTTAACAAGGGCTCCAAAGTTGAAATTAATTTGATGCCCATAATGCTTAAACGTCTCCTTTTCACCGGCTCCACCTTGCGCAGCCGTCCGGATTCCTCCAAATCTGAAATTGCGGCACAGCTCAGGGAGAAGGTTTGGCCGGTGATTGAAGCGGGAAAAATTAAACCCAATGTTCACAAAACATTTCCCCTGGACCAGGCTGCTGACGCCCATCGGCTTATGGAAAGCGCAACCCATGTTGGTAAGATTATTCTCGAGGTATGA
- a CDS encoding ferritin family protein, translating into MAYDYNAAEAFEMAIQIEKNGAAFYRKAASLQKNEDDKKFLETIAKMEDRHQGGFEEMQTTLSEMEKGQTVFDPNEEMSLYLKAMADAHGGEGNPEVTAQLTGEESITQIVKMAIEMEKESILFYAGLKNLVPPKLGREKIDEIIQEEQKHVVQLTGFLNKAQG; encoded by the coding sequence ATGGCTTACGATTATAATGCGGCAGAAGCATTCGAAATGGCTATCCAGATTGAAAAAAATGGTGCGGCTTTCTACAGAAAGGCTGCTTCTCTTCAAAAAAATGAAGACGACAAGAAATTTCTTGAAACAATTGCCAAAATGGAGGATCGCCATCAAGGTGGATTTGAAGAAATGCAAACCACTTTGTCCGAAATGGAGAAGGGTCAGACGGTGTTTGATCCAAATGAAGAAATGTCATTGTATTTGAAAGCCATGGCCGACGCCCATGGTGGTGAAGGCAACCCTGAGGTGACAGCGCAACTGACCGGCGAAGAGTCCATAACCCAAATTGTTAAGATGGCCATTGAAATGGAAAAGGAATCCATTCTATTCTACGCCGGGCTTAAAAATTTGGTTCCGCCAAAACTGGGACGTGAGAAGATAGATGAAATTATTCAAGAAGAACAAAAACATGTTGTTCAACTGACAGGTTTTCTCAATAAAGCCCAAGGTTAG
- a CDS encoding DUF6399 domain-containing protein has translation MTIIDFKNRKEKLSQREFAKDVGVPRTTLQNWLNRMDKIDEGPAIVAFFESPAGVKFLHTLIQALHFEFTKVGCASIRNICNFLKLTRLSSFVAASYGTHQKISNQMDTQIGRFGDMEQARLSLLMPEKRITLCEDETFHPQVCLVAIEPNSNYIILEKYAKDRSGATWNQSVGGALGNLPVKVIQSTSDEGKGLIHHVTKGLNSHHSPDLFHVMYEISRGTGAPLSSKIRKAEKEHENSKKNVLDAQKNKADYENLEKRPVARPLDFDKKILLCVEKEQEARGALDKARENQETVTKARKQISRVYHPYDPLTGNKQGSDAVGIQLKESFDQIREAADHLPDRCKDKIEKAWRVTEKMMATLVFYFCMIESCVNDMDLPDDKRNLMHNRLIPGFYLQKAARKEKDPEQQKKIRQKSQDLLSVLQDKHGQFFESADGEINRMVRTAKECAGFFQRSSSCVEGRNAQLSLHHHGMHRLSDRKMRGLTVIHNFHLKRPDGRTAAERFFENKPINLFDWIVKKMPLPARPRRNKIKMAS, from the coding sequence ATGACAATTATAGATTTCAAGAACCGTAAGGAAAAACTCAGTCAGCGTGAGTTTGCCAAAGATGTCGGCGTTCCCCGCACAACGTTACAAAATTGGCTCAACCGGATGGATAAAATAGATGAGGGGCCGGCGATAGTCGCTTTTTTCGAAAGTCCGGCAGGCGTAAAATTTTTACATACCTTGATTCAGGCCCTCCATTTTGAATTCACCAAGGTGGGATGTGCCAGTATCCGTAATATTTGCAATTTCCTTAAGTTAACCCGGTTATCAAGCTTTGTGGCAGCATCCTATGGCACCCATCAAAAAATTTCAAATCAAATGGACACCCAAATAGGTCGGTTCGGTGATATGGAACAAGCACGCCTTTCACTGCTTATGCCCGAAAAACGGATCACTCTATGTGAAGATGAAACCTTTCATCCTCAAGTTTGCCTTGTGGCTATCGAGCCGAATTCCAACTATATTATTCTTGAAAAATATGCCAAGGACCGTTCCGGAGCCACTTGGAACCAATCTGTAGGAGGAGCACTTGGCAATCTTCCCGTCAAGGTCATTCAAAGTACGAGTGATGAGGGAAAAGGATTGATCCATCATGTGACGAAAGGCTTAAACAGTCATCATTCTCCGGATTTGTTTCATGTAATGTATGAAATCAGCCGGGGAACCGGAGCTCCACTCTCTTCCAAAATACGGAAAGCCGAAAAAGAACATGAAAACAGTAAAAAGAATGTCCTTGATGCGCAGAAAAATAAGGCCGACTATGAAAACCTTGAAAAACGACCTGTTGCTAGACCTCTTGATTTTGATAAAAAAATCCTTCTCTGTGTGGAAAAAGAACAAGAAGCAAGGGGGGCTCTGGACAAGGCAAGGGAAAATCAGGAAACCGTCACAAAAGCAAGAAAACAAATCAGCAGAGTCTACCACCCCTATGACCCTCTCACAGGAAACAAGCAAGGTTCTGATGCTGTTGGCATTCAACTGAAAGAGAGCTTTGATCAAATCCGGGAAGCAGCGGATCACCTTCCGGATCGATGCAAAGATAAAATCGAAAAAGCTTGGCGTGTAACCGAAAAAATGATGGCAACTCTCGTATTCTATTTTTGCATGATTGAGTCGTGTGTCAACGATATGGATTTGCCTGATGATAAGCGAAACCTGATGCATAACCGTCTGATTCCAGGATTTTATCTTCAAAAGGCCGCTCGTAAAGAAAAAGATCCGGAACAACAAAAGAAGATTCGGCAAAAATCTCAGGACTTGCTCTCGGTGTTGCAGGACAAACACGGGCAGTTTTTCGAATCCGCTGACGGTGAAATCAACCGCATGGTAAGGACGGCAAAGGAGTGCGCAGGCTTTTTTCAAAGATCAAGTTCATGTGTAGAAGGGCGTAATGCGCAACTGTCCCTGCATCATCATGGTATGCACCGGTTGAGTGACCGAAAAATGCGGGGTTTGACGGTGATCCATAACTTTCACTTAAAACGGCCTGATGGAAGGACGGCGGCAGAACGCTTTTTTGAAAACAAGCCGATCAACTTGTTTGATTGGATCGTTAAAAAAATGCCTCTACCTGCAAGACCAAGAAGAAATAAAATTAAAATGGCAAGTTAG
- a CDS encoding MBL fold metallo-hydrolase translates to MLAHGSDTVVWLGHSSWLVLAGGKRILVDPVFSSYAAPFSFINKAFEDTTIYDVQDMPKIDCLIISHDHYDHLDYPTVKALESKVDQVICPLGVGAYFEGWGYAKEKIREGDWHDKISIGRDVTIHVLPARHYSGRLFREDKTFWAAFAIVTPERKIFYSGDSGYGPHFSQIGETFHGFDLVMLDCGQYDPRWAYIHMTPKEADQAARDLGAKQGKRTKISDVINSVT, encoded by the coding sequence TTGCTCGCCCATGGTTCAGACACGGTGGTATGGCTGGGTCACTCCTCGTGGCTGGTTCTGGCCGGTGGAAAGCGGATTCTGGTTGATCCTGTTTTCAGTTCTTATGCTGCGCCATTTTCTTTTATAAACAAAGCATTTGAAGACACCACCATATACGATGTCCAGGATATGCCAAAAATAGACTGCCTGATTATTTCCCACGACCACTATGACCATCTGGACTACCCAACGGTGAAAGCCCTTGAATCTAAGGTCGATCAAGTGATCTGTCCCTTGGGTGTCGGTGCATATTTTGAGGGCTGGGGATACGCCAAAGAAAAAATCCGTGAGGGGGACTGGCACGATAAAATCAGCATAGGCCGGGACGTGACCATTCATGTGCTGCCGGCCAGGCATTACTCGGGCCGGCTGTTTAGAGAGGACAAAACCTTTTGGGCGGCATTTGCCATTGTCACCCCTGAACGAAAAATCTTCTACAGCGGAGACAGCGGTTACGGCCCCCATTTTTCCCAGATTGGAGAGACCTTCCACGGGTTTGACCTGGTGATGCTGGACTGCGGCCAGTATGATCCGCGATGGGCCTATATTCACATGACGCCAAAAGAGGCGGACCAGGCGGCCCGGGATCTCGGGGCCAAGCAGGGCAAACGCACTAAAATTTCGGATGTTATAAATTCAGTAACTTAG
- a CDS encoding cyclophilin-like fold protein gives MRLPWGAKAFIPAHVGRFCIANHPWNEPFKQLAVASRDKKYALLTPKIGEPEDLNHPQKFSGGWTENQDKNFYAGDEMHRLGVNLTGIEEITKMSGKAKIEKQESKRSGGQAPMTISVDANGKSVVFQLNDSTAAQQLFAQLPLHIKVEDYGSNEKIFYPPKKLDTADPPKANAKVGTLAYYAPWGDVVMFYKNFGSATGLYELGHEVSGDENIKVLSGTVGIEKVQ, from the coding sequence GTGCGTTTGCCCTGGGGGGCCAAGGCCTTTATTCCCGCCCATGTGGGGCGGTTTTGCATTGCCAACCATCCATGGAACGAGCCGTTTAAACAATTGGCCGTGGCGAGTCGGGACAAAAAGTATGCCCTGCTGACCCCCAAAATAGGTGAGCCGGAGGACCTGAATCACCCCCAAAAATTTTCCGGGGGGTGGACTGAAAATCAAGATAAGAATTTTTATGCAGGCGACGAAATGCACCGCCTGGGCGTCAATTTAACAGGAATAGAGGAAATAACAAAAATGTCAGGCAAGGCAAAAATTGAAAAACAAGAATCAAAACGCTCTGGGGGCCAAGCGCCCATGACCATCAGCGTTGACGCCAACGGCAAGAGTGTTGTGTTTCAGCTCAATGACAGCACCGCAGCACAACAGCTGTTTGCCCAGCTGCCATTGCATATTAAAGTGGAGGATTACGGCAGCAACGAAAAGATTTTTTATCCGCCTAAAAAACTGGACACGGCAGATCCCCCCAAGGCAAATGCCAAAGTCGGCACCCTTGCCTACTATGCCCCCTGGGGCGATGTGGTCATGTTCTACAAAAACTTTGGTTCTGCGACTGGTTTGTATGAACTGGGTCATGAGGTATCCGGTGACGAAAATATCAAAGTTTTGTCGGGAACCGTGGGTATTGAAAAAGTACAATAG
- a CDS encoding PPC domain-containing DNA-binding protein, translated as MKYSQAKQGRIYVIRLEDGDIIHEELERFAKEKSIKAAALTILGGADEESRLIVGPEHGRTPTITPMELVLNNVNEIVGTGTIFPNEKGEPKLHMHIACGREDSTVTGCVRNGVRTWHILEVILFELIDTTAVRVFDPTTGFELLNP; from the coding sequence ATGAAATATTCACAGGCAAAACAGGGAAGAATATACGTGATTCGTCTTGAAGACGGAGATATCATCCACGAAGAACTTGAACGGTTTGCCAAAGAGAAATCTATAAAAGCTGCGGCTTTGACCATTCTCGGCGGTGCGGACGAAGAGAGCAGGCTGATCGTCGGGCCCGAACATGGCCGGACACCGACCATTACCCCCATGGAACTTGTTCTGAACAATGTGAATGAGATCGTGGGGACCGGGACCATTTTTCCCAATGAGAAAGGGGAACCCAAATTGCACATGCACATTGCCTGCGGCAGGGAAGACTCAACCGTAACCGGATGCGTGCGCAACGGCGTCCGGACATGGCACATACTGGAAGTGATACTTTTTGAGTTAATTGATACCACTGCCGTACGTGTGTTTGATCCAACCACCGGTTTTGAATTGCTTAATCCATAA
- a CDS encoding MFS transporter yields MNKSAILFILSAAVGVAMMGLGIIWPLIPVYAVELGAGGFLVGLIVASFNISRTVLSPFTGQISDKWGRKRFIASGLFFYAVLSVFYALPENAETLILIRLLHGMASLLVVPVAMALTADIAPPRKLGLYMGTLNMAIMIGLGFGPAMGGIIRDTLGFNAAFYIMGALALITSLVVAIFLPADKAHLGDVKRPTPYPVTKIVANKTAAGILIMRFFAASGQGSVYTFLPILAMQLDLSSSQVGIILTMNIFLIAFLQRASGGLADRINPKHLIIYGTFACGITVLGMPFVHGFIPILVLNILMGMANGLSLPGGLVITGRLGQTMGMASIMSLNDAAWGLGFIVSPILSGLILDWIGVSYVFIVGSLLILLGGVAVTVFLWDYDNAVSAI; encoded by the coding sequence ATGAACAAATCTGCTATTCTTTTTATCCTGTCTGCTGCCGTGGGGGTTGCGATGATGGGGCTTGGCATCATCTGGCCTTTGATCCCGGTCTACGCGGTGGAGCTTGGGGCCGGGGGCTTTTTGGTGGGCCTGATCGTTGCCAGTTTCAATATTTCCAGGACTGTTTTGAGCCCGTTCACCGGACAGATATCGGATAAATGGGGCAGAAAACGGTTCATTGCATCGGGCCTGTTCTTCTATGCGGTTCTCTCTGTTTTTTATGCGCTGCCTGAAAATGCCGAAACCCTGATCCTGATCCGGCTGCTCCACGGCATGGCGTCACTTCTTGTGGTGCCGGTGGCCATGGCCCTGACGGCAGACATTGCACCGCCCCGAAAACTTGGGCTCTACATGGGAACCTTGAACATGGCCATCATGATCGGCCTGGGGTTCGGCCCGGCCATGGGCGGCATCATCCGGGACACGCTTGGCTTTAACGCCGCTTTTTACATCATGGGTGCCCTGGCCCTTATCACCTCTTTGGTGGTGGCGATTTTCCTGCCCGCCGACAAGGCCCATCTCGGTGATGTAAAGCGGCCCACACCCTACCCTGTCACAAAAATAGTGGCCAACAAAACCGCCGCAGGCATCCTTATCATGCGTTTTTTCGCTGCGTCCGGCCAGGGATCGGTGTATACCTTTCTGCCTATTTTGGCTATGCAGCTGGACCTATCAAGTTCCCAGGTGGGCATCATTTTAACCATGAACATCTTTTTGATTGCCTTTCTCCAGCGGGCAAGCGGCGGGCTTGCCGACCGAATCAACCCCAAACACCTGATCATTTACGGCACCTTTGCCTGCGGTATAACCGTTCTGGGCATGCCCTTTGTCCACGGCTTTATCCCCATACTGGTCCTTAATATCCTCATGGGTATGGCCAACGGCCTCTCTTTGCCCGGCGGCCTGGTCATCACCGGCCGGCTCGGTCAGACCATGGGAATGGCATCCATCATGAGTCTCAACGATGCGGCTTGGGGACTGGGGTTCATCGTCTCCCCCATTCTTTCCGGCCTTATCCTCGACTGGATCGGCGTCTCCTACGTTTTTATCGTGGGCAGTCTTTTGATCCTTTTGGGGGGTGTAGCTGTAACCGTCTTTTTATGGGATTATGATAATGCGGTCAGCGCAATCTAA
- a CDS encoding RsmE family RNA methyltransferase, translating to MQKFLIDKDALSAGRAVIQGQDAKHICKVLRLKPKDTVSMTDGHGADFIGCIENAALDCVEISIVTEQKSLTESALDLTLCTAMLKHNKMDEIIKQITQLGVTRWIPFYCKRSIPLSGQKRETKQIERWQTIARESLKQCRRSRLVDIMPPMDFQEVLDFSKGCSHRFAFWEASDYPLAGTNSQDNPKAVILIGPEGGFEEQEIQDAVDAGFTSYSLGPRILRAETAAVSACTLIQYLLGDMGGC from the coding sequence ATGCAAAAATTTTTAATTGATAAAGATGCGTTAAGCGCAGGCAGGGCAGTGATCCAGGGCCAGGATGCAAAACACATCTGCAAGGTGCTCAGGCTAAAGCCCAAAGATACCGTTTCCATGACCGACGGCCATGGTGCCGACTTTATAGGGTGCATAGAAAACGCCGCTTTGGATTGTGTGGAAATTTCTATTGTAACCGAGCAAAAAAGCCTCACAGAGTCCGCCCTTGATTTGACCTTGTGTACGGCCATGCTCAAACACAACAAAATGGATGAGATCATCAAACAGATTACCCAATTAGGGGTAACTCGCTGGATTCCTTTTTACTGCAAAAGATCCATTCCATTGTCAGGTCAAAAGCGGGAAACAAAGCAGATTGAGCGCTGGCAGACCATTGCCAGAGAATCTTTGAAACAGTGCCGGCGATCCCGTCTTGTGGACATTATGCCGCCCATGGATTTTCAAGAGGTTCTGGACTTTTCAAAGGGATGTTCACATCGTTTTGCCTTTTGGGAGGCCTCGGATTACCCCCTTGCCGGAACAAACTCCCAAGACAATCCCAAAGCGGTGATCCTGATCGGTCCCGAGGGGGGATTTGAAGAACAAGAGATCCAGGATGCCGTTGATGCAGGATTCACAAGCTATTCCCTTGGGCCAAGGATTCTTAGGGCTGAAACGGCTGCGGTATCAGCCTGCACTTTAATTCAGTATCTGCTGGGAGATATGGGCGGGTGCTGA
- a CDS encoding IS1634 family transposase, translated as METVKVERIDHLGIVAGVIKDLKIIEMIDSRIPKDEKENISAGEAIAGMVLNGLGFSNRPLSLTPQFFENKPLDVLFRPGVQASDFNHYKLGRSLDDAVDYSSELLFTEIASSTCRSESIHLLFNHLDTSSFSLTGEYLPDSDEHAIKITHGYSKDHRPDLKQAVLELMVSQDGGIPILCKCWDGNASDNTVFKERSSELVRQFKASDTPRYLIMDSKGYTESNASNLKDIPFITRIPGTLFIVKTVIEQALKWDLWAEINDDYQYQTLELGHYGIDQRWLIIRSKGALERAVKSVERTISKEKERAEKQLFHLQAQRFDSEAEAMTALQELSDKWKYHLVDTIEFKQHIKYAVKGRPTPDTPIKSIKLQINVDLKVNQEKVDQDRDQKSCFVLGTSIPRFQLSDEDVFWGYKGQSKVENGFRFIKDPLFFASSLFVKKPSRVEGMLMVMTLSLLIYSIAQRRMRNELKRLETTLPNQIGKPVQNPTLRWIFQQMEGIDCVNIFHKEGEVHCLISGLNDIRRKILTLFGQTVSEIYQISFE; from the coding sequence TTGGAAACTGTTAAAGTAGAACGTATTGACCACTTGGGTATTGTTGCTGGCGTTATCAAGGATTTGAAAATCATCGAAATGATTGACTCTCGCATACCAAAAGATGAGAAGGAAAATATCAGTGCCGGAGAAGCTATTGCCGGCATGGTTCTCAATGGGCTGGGTTTTTCCAATCGGCCGCTGTCGCTGACGCCTCAATTTTTCGAAAACAAGCCGCTGGATGTTTTGTTCCGTCCCGGGGTGCAAGCCTCGGACTTCAATCACTACAAGCTCGGGCGCAGTCTTGATGATGCGGTCGACTACAGCTCTGAACTGCTTTTCACCGAAATCGCCTCATCTACCTGTCGGTCGGAAAGTATCCATTTACTTTTCAACCATCTGGATACTTCATCTTTTTCATTGACCGGGGAGTATCTTCCTGATTCGGATGAACATGCCATCAAAATAACTCATGGTTACTCCAAAGACCACCGTCCTGATTTGAAACAGGCTGTGCTGGAGCTGATGGTATCCCAGGATGGTGGTATTCCCATTTTGTGTAAGTGCTGGGACGGGAATGCTTCGGATAATACCGTTTTCAAAGAACGCAGCAGTGAACTCGTTCGTCAGTTCAAAGCAAGCGATACCCCTCGTTACCTGATTATGGATTCGAAAGGATATACCGAATCCAATGCTTCCAACTTGAAAGATATCCCGTTTATCACCCGCATCCCGGGAACCCTTTTCATTGTGAAGACCGTCATCGAACAGGCCCTAAAATGGGACCTGTGGGCGGAGATTAACGATGATTATCAGTACCAGACGTTGGAGTTAGGGCATTATGGAATTGATCAACGTTGGTTGATCATTCGATCCAAAGGGGCTCTGGAGCGCGCGGTCAAGAGCGTTGAAAGAACTATTTCAAAAGAGAAGGAACGTGCGGAAAAGCAACTCTTCCATCTTCAGGCCCAACGATTTGACTCGGAAGCCGAAGCAATGACGGCCCTCCAAGAACTCAGTGATAAATGGAAGTATCATCTGGTTGACACTATTGAGTTTAAACAGCACATCAAATATGCCGTCAAAGGTAGACCAACGCCGGATACCCCGATCAAATCAATTAAATTGCAAATCAATGTGGACTTAAAGGTCAATCAAGAAAAAGTCGATCAAGACCGCGATCAGAAATCCTGTTTTGTTCTTGGGACCTCAATTCCAAGATTCCAGTTGAGCGACGAAGATGTATTTTGGGGATATAAAGGCCAGTCTAAGGTCGAGAATGGCTTCCGATTTATCAAAGACCCTTTATTTTTTGCATCGTCGCTGTTTGTCAAAAAGCCATCTCGTGTCGAAGGAATGTTGATGGTGATGACCTTATCATTACTAATTTACTCCATTGCCCAGCGTCGCATGCGGAATGAATTGAAGCGCCTTGAAACAACACTGCCCAATCAGATTGGGAAACCCGTTCAAAACCCCACTCTTCGCTGGATTTTTCAACAAATGGAAGGTATAGACTGTGTGAATATTTTTCATAAAGAGGGCGAAGTACACTGTCTTATCAGTGGGTTAAATGACATACGGAGAAAAATATTAACTCTTTTTGGACAGACCGTATCAGAAATATATCAAATTTCTTTTGAATAG